A stretch of the Bacillus licheniformis DSM 13 = ATCC 14580 genome encodes the following:
- a CDS encoding phage tail tape measure protein, whose amino-acid sequence MATESVGSIRVSLGLDNIDFSRGLQDVNRKLKVLNSEFKAAMAGAGRFDNSLDSLRNKTDILNRTLQTQKAKLNELKRQYEESVRTTGRYSAQSEKLLAQYNRTVAAVRKTEDQLDLLNRKMREQSNGFSQLGAKISASIKTIDTKLRVLDSSFEAASAGVRDFGSTTEQLRQKSEHLTQSISLQEQRLKNIRRLYLEAKRAKGEDAQATQELRVQMNQATAQLRTTQAELAATNRQIQSNTGRWNELGNRMGEVGDRMRDVGGRMQSAGSEIAMSFGVATAALGGGLAVSTKKAMDFEQQMSSVKAVMNPAEANQYSAALTELAIKLGADTKYSALEAAQGMEELVKAGVSTKDILNGALKGALSLATAGELELADAAEIASTALNAFKDDNISVAQAADILAGAANSSATTVGEMRYGLQMTSAVAAGMGLSFKDTATTLALFAQNGLKGSDAGTSMKTMLSRLVPMTKAQYETMHDLGLVTLDTSEAFKRMADKGFKPASKNIGDIYEALNKYVEKTTGAKQGTEKFEKAFDKATRSLGIMDNKFFDANGNIRSMTEISGELSKALDGLSAKDKQEALYNIFGSDAIRGALILGKEGSKGFDKMAAAMDKIKADNVAAEKMNNLKGKIEELSGAVETAQISFGNALTPAISALVSVLQSATDWFNGLSKGMQSFVAISLAVTTVIMGIVAALGFLMLGVGQMISGLGTVSGLLKGLIKSEKFIKVIGVAFGALTSPIGLTVLGITAVGAALVIAYKKSEKFRNFVNGAFESVRNVTVTAFSSISAVVGDTFNFIQKASVAGWERFSDGVSVIVPAVRKRFANVVNSIGEFVSNIGSSIADRFGSGLADRTGSAVDLFIQNLRAAFSSVGGIISILAPTVTALGLAMAGVSGSIGFVITSLVSLAGFLFRLYQTNEEFRASVQNAWSQIMSVIGNVVVAIQPIINQFIGYFSDIAAELAPEFAKTGEVIMSSISSLGPTFTELGNAFGELWTTLGQSFSEIAVQIAPVIQELGVTFAAFLPQVVTLVGQLIQTWASFQVQFAQLIMQVASVLLPMLAQAFTSLLPLILQIVSSVLPIVLQLIQSLVPVVTTIATTLLPILLQAFQSIFPPVLAIIQSVVPIVANLLTSVAQILSQLAVTLLPLILQVVQAVFPVVTSIIQIAMQVAVTVLQLVATIIRTVLIPAIQFVLKIVQVVFPVVVSVIQNALNIVINVVKFFTALLKGNWSAVWNAILGILKSIWNIITAVIRGAVNVVLTLFSGLVNGAVSAWNFLKDRTVGLFKSIGKFAADTFHNMIEGAKALPGEIGDGIKNMAGRALSGVKSLGNTMIGGLEGIINGLTQKGINKLLDTFGVDKKLRIPKLEIPRFAKGTPAGGHKGGLAILGDGGGPELFRTPSGFTGLSPGTDTLFNLPKGTQVLPHKETREVLSSGIPAFRKGTKNKSFFDSAIDVGKSAVDAGKAAVNSVKDFAFDAWEYVSNPSKLIAKTIESLGLKLPDISGAFGTIAKGAFGKVKDSAVSFMKKKLADFGGAFGSGDKASGNVKQWIRAAMAKTNSPASWFAPLVTIAMKESGGRTGPSTINRWDSNWRRGTPSMGLMQTIKPTFDAYKLPGMGDIMNPVHNAVAAIRYIKSRYGSPFNTPGIRSMEKGGPYKGYKIGDIVTQKQLAWIAEEGPEAIIPLQNHRQRAQQLWTAAGREIGMDPSGGSNEEELALLRGQNALLRQTNTLLTGILRKDPSVVVDTAALTDSVEKGQAQNIGFNKLLWGDR is encoded by the coding sequence TTGGCGACTGAATCAGTCGGATCTATACGCGTTAGTTTAGGTCTAGACAACATTGACTTCTCTCGCGGCCTCCAGGACGTTAACAGAAAATTAAAGGTACTAAACTCGGAATTCAAAGCAGCAATGGCTGGCGCTGGCCGATTCGATAACAGCCTGGATTCATTGCGTAATAAGACCGACATATTAAATCGGACTTTACAAACGCAAAAGGCAAAACTTAACGAGTTGAAGCGGCAATATGAAGAGAGCGTAAGGACGACGGGAAGGTATTCGGCACAATCCGAAAAGCTCCTCGCCCAGTATAATCGAACTGTTGCAGCGGTTCGGAAAACTGAGGATCAGTTAGACCTTCTTAACCGTAAAATGAGAGAGCAGAGCAACGGCTTCAGTCAATTAGGCGCTAAAATTAGCGCAAGCATTAAGACGATCGATACGAAGTTGCGCGTATTGGATTCGTCATTTGAGGCCGCATCAGCCGGCGTAAGGGATTTCGGTTCTACTACCGAGCAACTACGACAAAAATCGGAACATCTTACGCAATCGATCTCGTTACAAGAGCAGCGACTTAAAAACATCCGCCGACTGTATCTCGAAGCTAAACGCGCAAAAGGCGAAGATGCTCAGGCGACTCAAGAATTACGCGTTCAAATGAATCAAGCGACGGCACAACTTCGAACAACTCAAGCCGAACTGGCCGCAACGAACCGACAGATCCAATCGAACACGGGCCGTTGGAACGAGCTCGGCAACCGGATGGGTGAAGTCGGGGACCGGATGCGGGACGTTGGGGGTCGAATGCAATCTGCGGGATCTGAAATCGCGATGTCATTCGGCGTAGCGACAGCGGCTTTAGGCGGAGGTCTTGCGGTTTCAACGAAAAAAGCGATGGACTTCGAGCAGCAGATGTCGAGCGTGAAGGCGGTCATGAATCCGGCAGAAGCCAACCAATACAGCGCTGCCCTTACGGAATTAGCCATTAAACTCGGTGCTGATACGAAATACAGTGCGCTTGAGGCTGCGCAAGGTATGGAAGAACTCGTAAAGGCCGGTGTATCTACGAAGGACATACTGAATGGCGCACTTAAGGGCGCGCTATCGCTTGCGACAGCGGGAGAATTAGAGCTTGCGGATGCGGCGGAAATTGCGTCGACTGCACTGAATGCGTTTAAAGACGATAACATTAGCGTTGCACAGGCAGCAGATATTCTCGCAGGGGCCGCAAACTCTTCTGCAACAACGGTTGGAGAGATGCGGTATGGTCTTCAAATGACATCCGCAGTAGCAGCCGGTATGGGACTGTCTTTTAAAGACACGGCTACTACACTAGCCCTCTTCGCACAGAATGGACTTAAAGGATCAGATGCAGGTACTTCGATGAAAACGATGTTAAGTCGTTTAGTACCTATGACAAAAGCTCAGTACGAGACAATGCACGATCTTGGTCTAGTCACCCTTGATACTTCCGAAGCTTTTAAACGTATGGCTGATAAAGGCTTCAAACCAGCGAGTAAAAATATCGGCGATATATACGAGGCACTTAACAAGTATGTTGAAAAGACGACAGGAGCGAAGCAAGGGACCGAAAAGTTCGAGAAGGCCTTTGACAAAGCCACTCGGAGTCTTGGAATCATGGACAATAAATTTTTCGATGCTAACGGAAATATTCGGAGTATGACAGAAATATCTGGAGAGCTTTCTAAGGCGCTTGACGGTTTGTCCGCAAAAGATAAACAAGAAGCCCTTTACAATATTTTCGGTAGTGACGCTATTCGAGGCGCGTTGATTCTTGGTAAGGAAGGAAGTAAAGGCTTCGATAAAATGGCGGCTGCAATGGATAAAATTAAGGCCGATAATGTTGCTGCTGAAAAAATGAATAACCTTAAGGGTAAAATCGAAGAGCTTTCCGGTGCCGTAGAAACTGCACAAATTTCATTTGGTAATGCGCTAACCCCAGCTATCTCTGCACTCGTTTCTGTGCTTCAGAGCGCGACGGACTGGTTTAATGGTCTATCTAAAGGAATGCAATCGTTCGTAGCTATTTCTTTAGCGGTTACAACTGTAATTATGGGCATTGTTGCAGCGTTAGGTTTTTTAATGCTAGGTGTCGGCCAAATGATATCTGGACTCGGGACTGTAAGCGGTCTTTTAAAAGGTTTGATAAAAAGTGAAAAGTTCATAAAGGTTATAGGTGTTGCATTCGGAGCACTTACGAGTCCGATCGGCCTTACGGTTCTTGGCATAACCGCGGTAGGAGCAGCTCTTGTAATCGCGTACAAAAAGTCTGAGAAATTCCGTAATTTTGTAAACGGCGCTTTTGAATCAGTCAGAAACGTGACGGTTACGGCATTCAGCAGTATTTCGGCAGTGGTAGGCGACACATTTAATTTTATACAAAAAGCTTCGGTAGCCGGGTGGGAGAGATTTTCTGACGGCGTCTCCGTTATTGTTCCGGCAGTACGAAAGCGATTTGCTAACGTGGTTAATTCAATAGGTGAATTCGTTTCAAACATCGGATCGTCGATCGCAGATAGATTCGGTTCCGGACTAGCGGATAGAACCGGCTCCGCAGTAGATTTATTCATTCAGAATTTAAGGGCTGCGTTTTCGAGCGTGGGCGGAATCATATCGATTTTAGCGCCAACCGTGACTGCGTTAGGGCTGGCGATGGCCGGAGTTTCCGGATCTATTGGTTTTGTCATCACCTCTCTTGTTAGTCTAGCCGGTTTTTTATTCCGACTATATCAAACAAACGAAGAGTTTAGAGCGTCTGTACAGAACGCCTGGTCACAGATTATGTCGGTGATCGGTAACGTTGTAGTTGCGATTCAGCCAATCATAAATCAATTTATCGGGTATTTTTCGGATATTGCAGCAGAGCTTGCACCTGAATTCGCGAAAACGGGCGAAGTCATAATGTCCAGCATTAGTTCGTTAGGACCAACGTTTACTGAGCTCGGAAATGCTTTTGGGGAATTGTGGACAACGTTAGGTCAATCATTCTCTGAAATTGCGGTTCAGATAGCGCCGGTAATCCAGGAATTAGGCGTGACTTTCGCGGCGTTTCTACCGCAAGTTGTAACTTTGGTTGGACAGTTGATTCAGACATGGGCATCTTTCCAAGTCCAATTCGCACAACTTATTATGCAAGTCGCATCGGTACTATTGCCAATGTTAGCTCAAGCATTTACATCTTTGCTTCCGCTGATTTTACAAATCGTATCGTCTGTACTTCCAATAGTGCTACAGTTGATTCAGTCCCTTGTTCCAGTAGTAACCACTATTGCGACTACCTTGTTACCAATTTTGCTACAGGCGTTTCAGTCAATTTTCCCGCCAGTACTGGCGATAATTCAGTCTGTAGTGCCTATCGTCGCTAATCTGTTAACATCAGTTGCTCAAATCTTGAGTCAGTTGGCTGTAACCTTGCTACCACTCATTCTGCAAGTTGTTCAGGCTGTTTTCCCTGTTGTAACAAGCATCATTCAGATTGCCATGCAGGTAGCCGTAACGGTTTTACAGTTAGTGGCAACTATAATTCGTACTGTTCTTATCCCAGCGATCCAATTCGTGCTGAAAATTGTGCAAGTCGTGTTCCCTGTAGTTGTTAGTGTAATCCAAAACGCACTCAATATCGTGATCAACGTAGTTAAGTTTTTCACTGCGCTACTAAAAGGCAATTGGAGTGCGGTCTGGAATGCGATACTTGGGATTCTGAAAAGTATTTGGAACATAATCACCGCAGTAATCCGAGGAGCTGTAAATGTAGTCCTCACACTCTTTTCTGGATTGGTCAATGGGGCAGTTAGCGCCTGGAATTTCTTGAAGGACAGAACAGTAGGTTTGTTCAAATCAATCGGGAAATTTGCGGCCGACACGTTCCACAACATGATCGAGGGAGCAAAGGCGCTACCAGGTGAAATTGGTGACGGAATAAAAAATATGGCCGGCAGAGCTCTATCCGGAGTTAAATCTCTAGGAAATACGATGATCGGCGGACTTGAAGGAATTATCAATGGCTTGACGCAAAAAGGGATTAACAAGCTACTCGATACATTCGGGGTGGATAAAAAACTCCGGATCCCTAAACTCGAAATTCCGAGGTTCGCTAAAGGTACGCCAGCAGGTGGGCACAAAGGCGGTCTTGCTATCTTAGGAGATGGAGGCGGTCCGGAGTTATTCCGTACACCTTCCGGTTTCACAGGTTTAAGCCCTGGAACCGACACGCTCTTTAATCTGCCAAAGGGGACGCAAGTCTTGCCGCATAAAGAAACACGCGAGGTACTATCTTCTGGAATCCCCGCATTCAGGAAAGGTACGAAGAACAAAAGTTTCTTCGATTCTGCTATCGATGTTGGAAAATCCGCTGTTGATGCGGGTAAAGCTGCCGTAAACAGTGTTAAGGATTTCGCTTTTGATGCGTGGGAATACGTAAGCAATCCGTCAAAACTTATCGCTAAAACGATAGAAAGTCTCGGACTGAAGTTGCCGGATATTTCCGGAGCTTTCGGGACAATTGCGAAAGGTGCCTTCGGTAAAGTCAAAGATTCCGCCGTCAGCTTTATGAAAAAGAAACTCGCTGACTTTGGTGGAGCTTTCGGAAGTGGCGATAAAGCGTCCGGAAACGTTAAGCAATGGATTCGGGCGGCGATGGCTAAAACGAATTCGCCAGCTTCTTGGTTCGCTCCACTCGTTACAATTGCGATGAAAGAGTCCGGAGGCCGTACGGGTCCGTCTACAATTAATCGTTGGGACTCGAACTGGAGACGTGGTACACCGTCAATGGGACTTATGCAAACGATCAAACCAACGTTTGATGCGTATAAGCTTCCGGGCATGGGCGATATCATGAATCCGGTGCACAACGCGGTTGCGGCTATACGTTATATCAAATCTCGCTATGGAAGCCCGTTTAATACTCCAGGCATCAGATCGATGGAGAAAGGCGGTCCGTACAAAGGATATAAAATCGGCGATATTGTGACGCAAAAGCAGCTCGCCTGGATTGCGGAAGAAGGTCCAGAAGCGATTATTCCGTTGCAAAACCATAGGCAGCGGGCGCAGCAATTATGGACGGCGGCAGGAAGAGAAATCGGTATGGATCCGTCTGGTGGAAGTA